DNA sequence from the Camelus dromedarius isolate mCamDro1 chromosome 24, mCamDro1.pat, whole genome shotgun sequence genome:
atttttaaatgattttcaaatttcTGAGTCAAAGCCTGGGGGACTCAGCTGACTTTGTCCAACCCTTTGCTTCAGGTCTATAATGATGCTTCACTTAAATATAAATGGGGCCTTCTGATAGCCTGCTCCCCACAGACAGCATCTAAGGGAATAATCCTGACACTGGTGAGGAGACATACACTGGGGAGGCATGACGCCAAAAccaaatctactttttttttagctGCTTAGCGTCTAGAGAATTACAGTCCTCAGAGAACAGAGTAACAGTGAAGCAGTTTACTTAATGAGGCACAGTGAGGATTCGATCCTGGAAACCTCAGATATTGTAGTGGTTTTCTTTTTCGTACATCTTTGGCAATTTGGTTTAATCAGTAACAGAGAAAGCACAACTGTATCTCCCCAAGATCTGATGAGTGACTCTGCCTTCCTGCCCTTTCTAGGGGCAGAGCTCCCGTCCTTAACAGCTGTTCACAGAAGAAGCACAACAAGAATCAGGGAAAGTTTATTCTTCAGTGATACCATCTTGGGAAGCCAGAACATCTTTGTAagtgcagaaaaaaatgagatatgGAGGGACGGTCCCCTTCTAATGGCATTTACTCCAAGGTGCCTAACAGAGGTCAAGAGGTAAAAGTTCAACAGTGCCAAGTCCTTCCAGTTTTATGACTCTAGACTTGGAAATAGCTTTAGCATCACTTGTGGCCTATTGTTTTGCAATATGGGTTATTTGCTTTGGCTTTCATTTCAGTAGCATGGGCTGCCCTTTCCCCTCCATTGTCTCCTGTTTGTTTTCCACATTCATTTTagcctttccttttgtttctctgtttctctttcattatTAACAATTTCTATTCAAACTCATTCAGGAAATAACTATCAGGGATTACTCTAAATTGAACAATTAACTGTGTTCTGGAATAAAGAAAGCTCTCTCTGGGGCCAAAGCAGTGATTGTGCTGGAGACATGTTAGCCTCCTGTGATTGCAGAGCGAGAGATGATGAGAGACCGCAGAGATGGGATATAAGCAGTGGGAAAATAATTGATGTGCTGAGAGATAAAATGCACAAGAGTAAGCCAGCATTGCCAAATATTTGTTCATAGTTGGGGAATCAGAATTCAAAATCAGGGATTGCTAAGTTCCTGTGCTCAGTGGTCAGTGTTGGACATCTGTGAACACTGGCTAAGTAAcaataggtgtgtgtgtgtgtgtgtgcgcgcgtgtgtgcatGCCATCTGCAGGTCCTTCAGTATGGATCCTTATTCActcttcttatttaaaaattcagtgtgcCCAGAGTATGTTCAGACAGTCCCCCTCAAATGCATAGATCTTGTCCTGCGGGCTTTCTTTTCCTCCTACCTGGACTTGGTCCCCCTTCTGCAGGGAACAGGGCCAGGGCAGCATCAGAGCTCTAGTCTTCCACTTGGTAAAGGAGGAGAATATTAATCTTGCATGTTATGTGACCCTCGCAGTTTACTTCACATGTCTGGACctcagtatttattatttattatcaaaacatttatttaaattagagTTTCTCACTGTGACACTCTGAACATTTGGGGatggatttttctttattataggGGGCTGCTGTGTTTATTGTAAAACGTTGAGCAGTATGCCTGGACTGTTTTAACAGTGACAACCCAAAACGTCTCTAGACGTTGCCATGTATCCCCCGGTGAAAATCATTGCTCTAAGTGACCTTAAGACTctttcaggggggagggtatagctcaggtgatagagcgcatgcctagcatgcctgaggtactgggttcaatccctagtacctccacagaaaaatcaaataaataaataaacctaattacctcccccctgcaaagaaaaaaaaaaaaaaggaaagaaagaaagaaaaagaaaaaaaaatcaactaaaaactATTTCAGCTACTAAACTAATTCAGCAAAAAAGTAGAACAAAACATCAACAAACAAAGACTCTTTCATACCCCCACTGCTGATGATTCTGGGGCTTCTGGTGGCCTTGACACATGCAGGGGGTGCCAGAGGTAGCTTCTCAGCCATCGGTCACTCTGAGCAGTGAATGAGAAGTTGCATTGCTACCTACACTCCTAGATTTTTCCTGTGAGTGGTACCATTGTTCAGCCTTCCCAGAATAATACGGAAATGAGGGGTTTTCAACCAGTAACCGCAGTCCCAGCAACTGCGACTTCAGAAGcgtttgtgttttctctctgacCTCCTTTGCTGTGGTTTTATGGTTCCCATGGTGACTTGGATTTCTAAGGATACTTGTATATTCCATCTGCTACCTTAGGAAAGTGGACAACAACTTTTGACAACCACTAGACCTTGAGTTGTCAGCATCCACCTATCATGGCTTTAGCTGCATGCCTTTATCCCAATGACCTCAGGATACTAAGTCacagtgtattagtttcctattgctgtggCACAAATTATCACAAACGTAGCAGTTTAAAACAGCACTCATGATCTCACAGTCCCGTAGGCTAGCACTCTGGGTAGGATTGACaaggttctctgctcagggtctcccgAAGCTGAAATCCAGGTGTTGGCTGGCCGGAGTTCTCATCTTGAGGCTCCAGGGGACTTCCTTCCAAGTTCATTCAGGTGGAAGGCAGAATTTAATTACATGCAGTTGTAGGACTGTGGTCCCAACATCCTTACTGGTTGTTGGCTTAGGTCGGCTCTTGGTTCCTGGAGACCACCCATGTTCCTCACCGCTTGGCCCCGCAATCTTCAAGCCAGCCACAGTGCATCCAGCCACCTTTAGAAGTGccctgatttccttttctgttaccAGTCACAAGTAACTGCTTTTAAAGGGCTCAAGTCATCAGTTCACACTCACTCAGATGTCTCTCTACCTTAACTGATAGTAACTTAAATAATATCCACAAAATCCTTGTTGTCATGTTATATGACTTAATCATGGCAGTAATGCTGGGAGGTGAAGGTCAGGGAGGCCACCTTGGAATTCTGCCAACCACACATATCTTATAAAAGGCTGATAATAAGCCCTTTCTCAGAGAAGTGCTATGAAATAAAGCATATATAGTTATTCTGTTTCAACCCTAACTGGCTGAACAATTCAAGTCTGCCACCAACCACCCAGAATTAGTGTCCGACTCCACAGGTTTAAAGGTACAGTCTCCCATGAGACTGTCCCTACTTCACATACAAGCCTCAGATTCAGGGGTTCCCTGGGCCACCTACATTTATGACCAACTAGCTACAAATTCTGGAAATCTCTAGAACTCATCAGGTTCAATAAGTCATGAAAACAACATACAGAACTCACGAAAACACTACCCTAATGATTATCGTTTTATTAAAAAGGATACAACGCAGCAAGAGTCAGATGAAGGGACACAGAGTGAAGTCTGAAAAGGTTCCAAATGCAGAGCTTTCCTGCCCTACCTATCATATCAGGGTGGGACACCCTCCTGGCTTTTCAGTGTGTTCACTAACCAGGAAGGTTTTCTGATCACTGGTGTCCAGAGATTTTATTGGGGTCTCATTACATAGGCATGCTTAATTAAATCATCGGCCATGTACTTGAACCCAGTCTCCAGCCTCTTTCACCTCCCTGGAAATTGTGATGGCTCAAAGCCCCAAGCGTCTAATTCTATGGATTTGTTgatgaccagcccccatccagaAGCCATCCAAAGGCCCAACCTAAGTCACATCATTAGCATACTAGGACACTCCTATCAATTGTGGAACTATAAGGGTTTTTTGACGCTCCACCTTAGCAACCCATAACCATAACCAGACACATTCTTTCTTATACAACAGTAGTGTTTAATAGTTTATGTTTATATCACTGTCATTTCTCATCTTTTCATGTCCATGTATATGCTCTATGTTTACTTTCCCTTCTGCACCATGCCTTCTGACAGGTTAAATAATGTCCTCCAAAGATATCCAGGTCCacatccccagaacctgtgaatataccTTCTATGGCAAAAAAGCGTTTTGCAGATGTGACTATGTTAAGACTATGTCAAgaattttgagatggggagattactCTGGGTTGTCTGGGTGAGCCCAGTCTAATTGTAGTGTTCCTTATAAGGGAGGCAGGAGATCAAGGAGACAGAGGCCGTGAGATGATGGAAACAAGAGCTCAGAGGAATGTGAGTAAAAGTCCAAAGAATCTATAGACAGGCTCCAAAAACTGGAAAAGACAGATTCCCcgccagagcctccagaaggagccagccatAGCAACAATTTGACTTTAGCTCAGAGAAACTAATTTCAAATTTCTGCGGAACTGTAAGGAAATatattgctgttgttttaaacaaCCAGCAACTGGTAATTTGTCTACCTTGTAGCACTATGAGCATCAAATGAATTGACAAACATAAGCTGATTAGAACCGTGGCTGCATTCTTATTATCCATAAGCTTTATATAAGATTTCTTATAtaattctgcatttctatcaagTTTTCCAGATGATGCTGGGGCTGTGGTTCCGTGGGTGACTTTGAAGAGCAAGGAGCTAGATAATCCTATCTCAGAGAAATGGTAGAAATCATGCTGGCTTTGAGGGATAAGATATGACTAGGGCCCAGATTGTAAACTGGAGTGGGGATGGTGGCAGAAAGAGATTGGCtgcatttttttaatcctctgaaTTTTTCAGCTAAACTAACCATGATCCATTGACAAAACACAgggatgtatttattttatgtgtaaactgtaatattaacatttatttatataacatgaaaaatataatCAATACTAATTCCGTTGGTTGATAatgtctgtttgtattttttattgcatCGTTCAAGACAGTCACACCAGCTATATGGAACAAGAAAATCACACACAGTTTTCAGAATTTATTCTCCTCGGACTGTCAGAAGAGGCAGAGATGCAGCCTCTCCTCTTTTGGCTTTTCCTCTTCATGTACCTGATTACTTTTGCTGGAAACCTGCTCATCATTCTCACCACCCTCTTTGACTCCCACCTCCACAcgcccatgtacttcttcctctccaaCTTGTCTTTTTCAGACATCTGTTtcacctccaccaccatcccaaagatgctgctgaacatccacATCCAGAACAAAAGCATCACCTACAAAGGCTGCCTCACCCAGATgtattttttcatcctttttgcAGAACTGGacattttcctcctctctgtgATGGCCTATGACCGGTTCGTAGCCATCTGCCATCCACTGCACTACACAGCCATTATGAACCCCCATCTCTGTGGCTTGCTCTTGCTGGCATCTTGGACATTGAGTGTCCTGGACGCTTTGCTACGTGGTTTACTGGTGTTGCGGCTTTCCTTTTGTACTGACTTGGAGATCCCCCATTTCTTCTGTGAAATCAATCAGGTTATCCAACTTGCCTGTTCTGACACTCTCCTCAATGTCATAGAGATGTATTTTGCCACTGGGCTGTTGGGCATTATCCCCCTTTCTGGCATTattgtttcttattctcatattttcTCCTCCATACTGAGAATTACATCAACAAGCGGGAAGTATAAGGCATTTTCCACCTGCGGGTCTCATCTTTCCATTGTTTCCTTGTGTTATGGCACAGGTCTTGGGGTGTACCTCAGTTCTGCCGCTACCCAAAATTCCAGAGCCAGTGCAATAGCCTCTGTGATGTACACTGTGGTCACTCCAATGCTGAATCCATTTATTTACTCTCTAAGGAACAAGGACATAAAGAGGGCTCTTAAAAGTCTTGTCAGCACTGTCACTTTCAATGAGTGACAGGAATGTTTGTTTGCCTTGAGGCTGGAGACGTTCTCAGGAGTAGCCAAGAACAAGACTGGCATCCAAAAACCCTGACCTTTCTGCTATCTTCagatatctttctttctttctttctttatccctATGTCCCTTAAATCAATAATATCACACTTTATGTGTTTTCTAACATTGACTTTTTTAGATTGCtttgatatatttctttcttcattgtcTTCAAACTTTTTCACTATTTCAGGTTTTTCCTTTCCAACTTTGGAAGGGAAGTAATTTGGGAAAATCCACTTATTTCAATTGATGTCTATTTCTCCAAATACATCCTCTTCAATGATCTTCTTTTTCATGGCAGATGAGGTGTATAAATTTCAAGTAGATGGCAAAGAGTTGGAACTTAAGTTTTAATGCatgtttacattatttatttgtctttttttgttaacTTTGAGTCAGTATTTCCTTCCGTATCCCTCCCTACCTTCAATTCATTTCAAGTTCAATTCATGAAAGTTTAGACTGTGatatacttaattattttataagcGCAATGAGAGATTTTAGTTCCCTCACTGGGAACGCTGTTATACAGCATTGCCACCTTAACAGTAGTAACATGTTATTTCAAGTAAAATAGcacaaaaataacataaaattttatgaGATGCATCTACAGAAGTGCTCAGAAGAATATTTATGGCTTCAAAAGCCTGTAATAGAAATGAAATGTTTACATCAGTAGTCTAGAGTCTACCTTAAGAAGctaggaaaaagaacaaaataacccAAAGTACATTGAAgaagggaaataataaaggtaaGTGCAGAAAGATATAAGAAGCAACAACCAAAAAAGCCAACATTTAATTTCTTGAaaacattaatataaaattagcaagaaatattaagtagaaaaaagggaaaaccCCACAAATTACTAGCATCAGTGAGATCATCGTAAATGCTcagatattaaaagaataataatgagtTACTGTAAACAACATTATGTCAATACATTTGACAGGTTACATGAACATATTTCTTGAAAAACAAATCTTAGTAAAACTAACTcaataagaaagagaaatgataaagAGCCTGAGACCTGTATGATAATTGtatttgtagtaaaaaaaaaaactgcccagTGAAGAAAACCTCAGGCCAGATGGTTTTACTGgttaattctattaaaaatataatagtaaaATGCTAATCTTAGACAGCCTCCTTTAGAAATGAGAGTAGGAGGGAACTCTTCCcatcttattttacaaatttaaaataatcctaATACCAGAAGCCAAAAATGATGTTCCAAGAAAACAAAAGTTCAGACTAATATCCCTAATGAACAATAATCCTTAATAAAATGTTGACAGTAAGAACAAGGAATATATAAATGCAATcttggtttaacattcaaaaaacAATCAATGaactaaataagaaaaccatatgatcatcttaatatatgtcaaaattcaacattcacaTTTCAACTTTGAGGAAACTACAAACGGAAGGGAACCCTCTCAGCCTGTACAAAAGTACGCACTTCATACATAATTGTGacagactgaatgctttccccttAAATGGCAAAAATATCCACCTTATCGTCTAAGATTTTGGTAACTTTAGTTTTAACATATACTCCAAATATATAAGGCATAGTATTATCATCCAAAGGTTATCCCCAGTTCGCATTGTTCTCTGGCTCTAACTTTTGAAGTTTTATTCTAATATTAATTTTACAATGTCTGACATCAAAGCATGAGAGTTCTAATGAGAAATAATCTTTTATTGTAATAAAAGCTATCAAGAAATTATTATCAGTAGAATTTGGTAAGGAATATGAGCCTAAGGAAGTTGCTTTTTATAACATAACATTTTATGCTTATGACTCCCTGGGAAATCCTTTACTTCTGTTTAgatgtgaaaatatatatatatatatacttctgcACTGGAGCCACAAGTTGGGGTATGTAGTAAAAGAATGTCCACAGCTCATCAGCACTTTTTACACTGTTCtatatatttctttgatttttccttcatttcagcAAATATTGAGTGAGTGCCAATTCTCTGCTAGTCTTGTTCTAAACACTGAGGATACAGCATCTAACAAGATGGTCAAGGTAGCTGCTctcaaggagttcacagtctAATTGGGGAAAATATAGGATCggcaaacaaattttaaaacttagcaAAACTGCAATCAGAGGTAAGTGCTATGAGGAACATCTCACAGAAAAATAGGCTGAAGACTTACAGAGCTTGACAACACGGAGAATGGCAAGAGAGGACTATTTCTTACGATCTTTGTCCTTCTTTGTATTGGTGCACACCTGAGTCTGCAGTGATCCAGAGGcagtcttcattttataaaaatctatGATTTCTTCTTCCAGTTGTCTTCTCTCCTCCTCAAGTTTCATTGTCTCCTCTTGTTGGATTCTTTTAAGATGCTCAAACTTGTCCTGAAGCTGTGAAACAAATCTGCAGTTGTGACTCAAAGCACACTATGGTGGCACAGTCCCAGGAACccagttctttttttctggtaGAAATCATTAGAGTAGAGCCTGATCTTAATAACAGTCTCAAAAATTcatgtttaaagtaaaaattcgTATATGAAGTTTCTcccaattttaattttaactgtaTCCCCATTGAATCAAATGTAATAAAACTCACAGCTATAAGCAACATTCAATTGGTAAAACACTTTACTTTTCCTTATGAGGTATATTTTCTCACTTTACCTTTCCCCccaaatttcttcaaataaaatttgaTAGATCCTCAGTcactaaaaatacatacattaaaatatagCATGGGTTGTgaaacatttgttgagatttCAATTGATAAAGACCTTTTGAAAGTCTAATAATTTCCATGTGAAGTGAAATTAGCATAATTatagaaagaaaccaaaaaacccttattcagttactttttttatttacttgcaaatttttatttaatctgtgggatTTAAACCAAAAAACCCTGTAAAGGAGATAATATCACCTTAGATTCCATTAGAGACAGGCATGGGTCTTTGATGTGACATTCAGCCATATAAGGATTGCTTGTATTCATCAAAggaggtgtgttttttttttaaagctatagaGCTTATCTGCtgtaaaactataaagaacaGGCTTATTTGCAGTTTAACCTTCTGAAAAACAAATAGGCTAGGGCCTTCTACTGCCACAATATTAATTAGCTGGCTTATTTGGCTGTAAAGAACTCAAGTGCAGTGTTAACACTGGTGGCTCTCAATCCTAGGTGCCCATTAGAATCACTCAGTGAGCTTGTAAATTTACCAGTGCTCAGGCTGCACACAGATCAATTACATCAGAATGTCTCGAGCTAAAACCTAGACTCTGGTGCTTTAAAAATTCCCTAGATGATTTTAGTGTGCAGCAAAGGTTGAGGTACGTGGTTccaaataaacataacttttatctCTACTGGAGTCAGCTGTCTCTGGTAATTACATTTTTGGACCTAAGAAGCAAATGAGCATCTAGGTACAAAGGCAAGGAGAATGATTGGAGAGGCTGGCAATGTGAGAATGTGGTATTTATAAATGATGGCAAAATCATTgagaaaatttttacttaaagatGGGAGCATGAGGGTAGAAATCAGAGAAAGCTAAACTTTATCTTACTACataaacatgttaaaaattaACTACTCTAGTGAGAGactaaaagttttcctgcaaatcGGTTTCAAGATAAAGCCGTCCCCCCTCACCACTCCctttcaacattgtactggaagtccttGCTAATGcaaaaaaagcaagagaaggaaaataaaacatatacagattgggaagaaagacataaaactgtctttgttcacagataaTGTAAtcatctacatagaaaatccaaaagaattgacAAAAACTCCTGGAACAAATTGGAGATTATAGCAAGATGGCaagatacaaagttaatatacaaagattaattgctttcctatataccagcaatgaacaagtagAATTTGAAGTAAAAAAACACAATGCTAATTGCATTAgcaccccaaaaaagaaatacttgtataaatctaacaaaatatatgcaagatccatatgaggaaaactataaaagcttgatgaaaaaaattagagaagaaagcTAACTAAAGATTTCATGCTTATGGATAGGAAGATAATGTTGTCAAGATGTCAACTCTTCTCAACTTGATCTATAGACTCATTGCCATcctaatcaaaatcccagcaatttattttatagatattgacaagctgattctaacgTTTTATGGCAAAACAAAAGATCCAGGAtaaccaacacaatattgaaggaaaagaacaaagttgaaggataGGTGACTgccaggtacatgaaaaaatgctcaatatcactgatcatcagggaaatgcaagtcaaattCACAATGAGATATCTCCTCACACCCtt
Encoded proteins:
- the LOC105089739 gene encoding olfactory receptor 7A17 produces the protein MSVCIFYCIVQDSHTSYMEQENHTQFSEFILLGLSEEAEMQPLLFWLFLFMYLITFAGNLLIILTTLFDSHLHTPMYFFLSNLSFSDICFTSTTIPKMLLNIHIQNKSITYKGCLTQMYFFILFAELDIFLLSVMAYDRFVAICHPLHYTAIMNPHLCGLLLLASWTLSVLDALLRGLLVLRLSFCTDLEIPHFFCEINQVIQLACSDTLLNVIEMYFATGLLGIIPLSGIIVSYSHIFSSILRITSTSGKYKAFSTCGSHLSIVSLCYGTGLGVYLSSAATQNSRASAIASVMYTVVTPMLNPFIYSLRNKDIKRALKSLVSTVTFNE